The following are from one region of the Luteimonas sp. MC1572 genome:
- a CDS encoding sulfur transferase domain-containing protein, which produces MSARSRMLPAAAALSMALALALPACTTTESVPAAPAQDEVTMQSTLLERFTTPAEGIHAGGRITADDLPALHAAGIRHVIDLTQDSETPGFDEADAVRAAGMRYDNLPIAGPADLDREAVVAFDQLLRAADGPTLVHCASGNRVGALAALRAAWLQGADADAAVEEGRRWGLRGLEDAVRERLAR; this is translated from the coding sequence ATGTCCGCACGATCCCGCATGCTGCCGGCGGCCGCCGCACTATCGATGGCGCTCGCCCTCGCACTCCCAGCCTGCACCACGACCGAAAGCGTGCCGGCCGCGCCGGCACAAGACGAGGTGACCATGCAATCCACACTGCTCGAACGCTTCACTACGCCCGCCGAAGGCATCCACGCCGGCGGCCGCATCACCGCCGACGACCTGCCGGCGCTGCACGCCGCTGGCATCCGCCACGTCATCGACCTGACCCAGGATTCCGAGACACCCGGCTTCGACGAAGCCGACGCAGTGCGCGCCGCCGGCATGCGCTACGACAACCTGCCCATCGCCGGCCCCGCTGACCTGGACCGCGAGGCCGTGGTGGCATTCGACCAGCTGCTGCGGGCCGCCGACGGGCCGACGCTCGTGCACTGCGCCAGCGGCAACCGTGTGGGCGCACTGGCGGCGCTGCGCGCGGCATGGCTGCAGGGCGCCGATGCGGACGCCGCGGTGGAGGAAGGGCGCCGCTGGGGGCTGCGCGGGCTGGAAGACGCGGTGCGCGAGCGCCTCGCGCGCTAG
- a CDS encoding DUF2065 family protein has translation MSDLWAALCLVAVLEGLLLFAAPGAWKRAMAQMLATPDRQLRVIGGLVLGAGLMALWFLRQG, from the coding sequence ATGAGCGACCTGTGGGCGGCACTGTGCCTGGTTGCCGTGCTGGAGGGGCTGCTGCTGTTCGCGGCCCCCGGCGCCTGGAAGCGGGCCATGGCGCAGATGCTGGCCACGCCTGACCGGCAGCTGCGGGTCATCGGCGGTCTGGTGCTCGGCGCGGGTCTCATGGCGCTCTGGTTCCTGCGCCAAGGCTGA
- the hflC gene encoding protease modulator HflC, with protein MRLNLIIPIVVVVLLGLLGSVYVVREGQVGLVLNLGRVARTDIGPGLHFKIPLVESARVFDRRFQANEFPPERSLTSERKDVSVDFVAIGFIVDAGDFYRATGGNEVLVTDRLAPIIKESLRNEINTQTLTELVSGNRSEVIERLLPGINQGARTLGMYIVDIRFKQIDLPTDSDVIDQVYNRMRAERQQVASALRAEGEEQARIVRAEADREQTVLLAEAERDAQKLRGEGDAEATRLYGQAANRDPAFFAFQRSLEAYRRSFNDGDAVIVLERDDPFLQYLRSDR; from the coding sequence ATGAGACTCAACCTGATCATCCCGATCGTCGTGGTCGTGCTGCTGGGCCTGCTTGGCTCGGTGTACGTGGTCCGCGAAGGCCAGGTCGGCCTGGTGCTGAACCTCGGCCGCGTGGCGCGCACCGACATCGGCCCCGGCCTGCACTTCAAGATCCCGCTGGTGGAGAGCGCGCGCGTGTTCGACCGCCGCTTCCAGGCCAACGAGTTCCCGCCCGAGCGTTCGCTGACCTCCGAGCGCAAGGACGTGAGCGTCGACTTCGTGGCCATCGGCTTCATCGTCGACGCCGGCGATTTCTATCGCGCCACCGGCGGCAACGAGGTGCTGGTGACCGACCGCCTCGCGCCGATCATCAAGGAATCGCTGCGCAACGAGATCAATACGCAGACGCTGACCGAGCTGGTGTCGGGCAACCGCAGCGAAGTGATCGAGCGCCTGCTGCCGGGCATCAACCAGGGCGCCCGGACGCTGGGCATGTACATCGTCGACATCCGCTTCAAGCAGATCGACCTGCCCACCGACAGCGACGTGATCGACCAGGTCTACAACCGCATGCGCGCCGAGCGGCAGCAGGTGGCCAGTGCGCTGCGCGCCGAAGGCGAGGAGCAGGCACGTATCGTGCGCGCCGAGGCCGACCGCGAGCAGACCGTGCTTCTGGCCGAGGCCGAGCGCGACGCGCAGAAGCTGCGCGGTGAAGGCGATGCCGAGGCCACGCGCCTGTATGGCCAGGCCGCCAACCGCGACCCGGCGTTCTTCGCGTTCCAGCGCAGCCTGGAGGCCTATCGGCGCTCGTTCAACGATGGCGACGCGGTGATCGTGCTGGAGCGCGACGACCCGTTCCTGCAGTACCTGCGCAGCGACCGCTGA
- the hflK gene encoding FtsH protease activity modulator HflK: MAWNIPGKNNDDRGSGRDDQRKNPWPPRRSGGNGRGRGGGPFDGILDQLRGMFGGGGGNPLRWIGIALVLWLAFNCFVLVGEQERGVVLRFGKFARVMQPGPNFKAPWPVESVTKLNTTGVRTFSNSLPVLTRDENIVTVSFNVQYRISDPQMYLFGSRDADRVLEQVAQSAVREQIGRSNLDSALNARGPLSAAAATSLQGSLDAYRTGLVVTELSLQDARPPEQVKPAFDEVNSAQQMNERLVNEARAYAAKIVPEARGQAARVRTTAEGYKTAAIARATGDAQRFTLQVDEYRNAPEVTRKRLWLETVEQVLADNRKVVGGDGRQLIYVPMAGQGAGTAPPLLTPELVSPTVNATTNGEPAASRLPRPTREGATR; the protein is encoded by the coding sequence ATGGCCTGGAACATTCCCGGCAAGAACAACGATGACCGCGGTTCGGGCCGCGACGACCAGCGCAAGAACCCCTGGCCGCCGCGTCGCAGCGGTGGCAACGGGCGCGGGCGTGGTGGTGGTCCCTTCGACGGCATCCTCGACCAGTTGCGCGGCATGTTCGGCGGTGGTGGCGGCAATCCGCTGCGCTGGATCGGCATCGCGCTGGTGCTGTGGCTGGCGTTCAACTGCTTCGTGCTGGTCGGCGAGCAGGAGCGCGGCGTGGTGCTGCGCTTCGGCAAGTTCGCGCGCGTCATGCAGCCCGGCCCCAACTTCAAGGCGCCGTGGCCGGTCGAGAGCGTGACCAAGCTCAACACCACCGGCGTGCGCACCTTCAGCAACAGCCTGCCCGTGCTGACCCGCGACGAGAACATCGTCACCGTGTCGTTCAACGTGCAGTACCGCATCAGCGACCCGCAGATGTATCTCTTCGGTTCGCGCGATGCCGACCGCGTGCTCGAGCAGGTGGCGCAGAGCGCCGTGCGCGAGCAGATCGGCCGCTCCAACCTCGACTCCGCGCTCAACGCGCGCGGCCCGCTGTCGGCGGCCGCCGCGACCTCGCTGCAGGGCTCGCTGGATGCCTACCGCACCGGCCTGGTCGTCACCGAGCTCAGCCTGCAGGACGCGCGACCGCCGGAGCAGGTCAAGCCGGCGTTCGACGAGGTCAACAGCGCGCAGCAGATGAACGAGCGCCTGGTGAACGAGGCCCGCGCCTATGCCGCCAAGATCGTGCCCGAGGCCCGCGGCCAGGCCGCGCGCGTGCGCACCACCGCCGAGGGTTACAAGACCGCCGCCATCGCCCGCGCCACCGGTGACGCGCAGCGCTTCACGCTGCAGGTCGACGAATACCGCAATGCCCCCGAGGTCACCCGCAAGCGCCTGTGGCTCGAGACCGTGGAGCAGGTGCTGGCCGACAACCGCAAGGTCGTCGGTGGTGACGGCCGCCAGCTGATCTACGTGCCGATGGCCGGGCAGGGTGCGGGCACCGCGCCGCCGCTGCTGACGCCGGAGCTCGTGTCGCCGACCGTCAATGCCACCACCAACGGCGAACCGGCGGCCAGCCGCCTGCCGCGTCCGACCCGCGAGGGAGCCACCCGATGA
- the hflX gene encoding ribosome rescue GTPase HflX: MFERSRKGENALLIQPHAGGPPDEGVLEEFGELARSAGAAVAHVATARIDRPNPAMLLGKGKLEELKAVAEATGADLVLVNHPLSPGQERNLEKYFERRVVDRTGLILDIFAQRARSHEGKLQVELAQLRHMATRLVRGWSHLDSQRGGSIGLRGPGETQLETDRRLLQKRVDMLQKRLGKVEVQNTQMRRARVRSELPRVALVGYTNAGKSTLFNALAGSDAYVADQLFATLDPTVRKVALAGGNVVLADTVGFVRDLPHELVAAFRSTLSEAREADLLIHLIDAADPLREERIAQVDDVLAEIGAGDIPQLLVYNKIDRLDVEPRHDRPHAGDHLDEVATRERVWISARDGLGIDLLREALGQRLGLRRLHGELRLPPEAGRLRARLHQIDAIRGESHDEDGWLLDLDIPLADARRLAALADGTPLRPLLPAE; the protein is encoded by the coding sequence CTGTTTGAACGTTCGCGCAAGGGCGAGAACGCCCTGCTGATCCAGCCGCACGCCGGCGGCCCGCCCGATGAAGGCGTGCTTGAGGAATTCGGCGAACTCGCGCGCTCGGCCGGTGCCGCCGTCGCCCACGTCGCCACCGCGCGCATCGACCGTCCCAACCCGGCCATGCTGCTGGGCAAGGGCAAGCTCGAGGAGCTCAAGGCCGTGGCCGAAGCCACCGGCGCGGATCTCGTGCTGGTGAACCACCCGCTGTCGCCCGGCCAGGAGCGCAACCTCGAGAAGTATTTCGAGCGCCGCGTGGTCGACCGCACCGGGCTGATCCTCGACATCTTCGCGCAGCGCGCGCGCAGCCACGAAGGCAAGCTGCAGGTCGAACTGGCCCAGCTGCGGCACATGGCCACGCGCCTGGTGCGCGGCTGGAGCCATCTGGACAGCCAGCGCGGCGGTTCGATCGGCCTGCGCGGCCCCGGCGAAACCCAGCTCGAGACCGACCGCCGGCTGCTGCAGAAGCGTGTCGACATGCTGCAGAAGCGCCTCGGCAAGGTGGAAGTGCAGAACACGCAGATGCGCCGCGCGCGCGTGCGCAGCGAACTGCCGCGCGTGGCGCTGGTGGGCTACACCAACGCCGGCAAGTCGACGCTGTTCAACGCCCTGGCCGGCTCCGACGCCTACGTCGCCGACCAGCTGTTCGCCACGCTGGATCCCACGGTGCGCAAGGTCGCGCTGGCCGGCGGCAACGTGGTGCTGGCCGATACCGTGGGCTTCGTGCGCGACCTGCCGCACGAACTCGTCGCCGCGTTCCGCTCCACCCTGAGCGAGGCGCGCGAGGCCGACCTGCTGATCCACCTGATCGACGCCGCCGACCCGCTGCGCGAGGAGCGCATCGCGCAGGTGGACGACGTGCTGGCCGAAATCGGCGCCGGGGACATCCCGCAGCTGCTGGTCTACAACAAGATCGACCGCCTCGATGTCGAGCCGCGCCACGACCGCCCGCATGCCGGCGACCACCTCGACGAGGTGGCGACACGCGAGCGCGTGTGGATCTCGGCGCGAGACGGCCTCGGCATCGACCTGCTGCGCGAGGCGCTGGGCCAGCGCCTAGGACTGCGCCGCCTGCATGGTGAGCTGCGCCTGCCGCCGGAAGCCGGCCGCCTTCGCGCGCGCCTGCACCAGATCGATGCCATCCGCGGCGAGTCGCACGACGAGGACGGCTGGCTGCTGGACCTCGACATTCCCCTGGCCGATGCGCGCCGATTGGCGGCCCTCGCGGACGGCACACCCCTGAGGCCGTTGCTGCCCGCCGAGTGA
- a CDS encoding sensor histidine kinase has product MQSGLADFIEQRAETIVEQAITFARSIDVDTPLDSVTLRDHLPEIIQAIVSDLRTAQTRAEEIAKSEGNAPMQAGHSRSAAATHALHRAHSGFSISQLVAEYRAMRASVLRSWAAASDDQFAAAGEITRFNEAIDEAIAESVSHYADEVERWRNIFLGVLGHDLRSPLTAIMLTSEHIAGLAVDAPLAKAAQRLIRSGESMNQLLDKLLVYNRSQFGIGFEITKEDIDLAQACRDEIEQLQAAMPATRIHFDGPDTMRGLFDAGSIREALANLVVNARKYGAEEAEIRVVLREDGAHAALAVANAGDPIPRETLDLMFEPLRRGGVSGGELEQASLGLGLFIVSQIVKAHAGSIRAESVDGTTTFNLQLPRGMPQ; this is encoded by the coding sequence ATGCAAAGCGGGCTGGCGGACTTCATCGAACAACGCGCCGAAACCATCGTCGAGCAGGCCATCACCTTCGCCAGATCGATCGACGTGGACACTCCACTCGACAGCGTCACGTTGCGCGACCACCTCCCCGAGATCATCCAGGCCATCGTCAGCGACCTGCGGACGGCGCAGACGCGCGCCGAGGAGATCGCGAAATCCGAGGGCAATGCGCCGATGCAGGCCGGCCATTCGAGGTCGGCGGCAGCCACCCACGCGCTGCATCGCGCGCACAGCGGTTTCAGCATCTCGCAACTGGTAGCCGAATACCGCGCGATGCGCGCGTCGGTGCTGCGCTCGTGGGCCGCGGCATCCGATGACCAGTTCGCTGCGGCCGGTGAGATCACCCGCTTCAACGAGGCGATCGACGAGGCGATCGCCGAGTCGGTCAGCCATTACGCGGACGAAGTGGAACGCTGGCGCAACATCTTCCTGGGCGTGCTGGGCCACGACCTGCGCAGCCCGCTCACCGCGATCATGCTGACCTCGGAACACATCGCCGGCCTGGCGGTGGATGCCCCGCTGGCCAAGGCCGCGCAGCGCCTGATCCGCAGCGGCGAGAGCATGAACCAGCTGTTGGACAAGCTGCTGGTTTACAACCGTTCGCAGTTCGGGATCGGCTTCGAGATCACGAAAGAAGACATCGACCTCGCGCAGGCATGCCGCGACGAGATCGAACAGCTGCAGGCCGCGATGCCGGCAACGCGCATCCACTTCGATGGGCCGGACACCATGCGCGGCCTGTTCGACGCCGGCAGCATCCGCGAGGCCTTGGCCAACCTGGTGGTGAACGCCCGCAAATACGGCGCGGAAGAAGCGGAAATCCGCGTGGTACTGCGCGAGGATGGCGCCCATGCCGCGCTGGCCGTCGCCAATGCGGGCGACCCGATCCCGCGCGAGACGCTCGACCTGATGTTCGAGCCGCTGCGGCGCGGTGGCGTGTCCGGCGGCGAACTTGAACAGGCAAGCCTGGGGCTTGGGCTGTTCATCGTGAGCCAGATCGTGAAAGCCCATGCCGGCAGCATCCGCGCGGAATCCGTGGATGGAACCACCACCTTCAACCTGCAGCTGCCGCGCGGCATGCCGCAGTAG
- a CDS encoding adenylosuccinate synthase, translating into MGQSVVVLGAQWGDEGKGKIVDLLTTDIGAVVRFQGGHNAGHTLVIRGKKTVLHLIPSGILRDDALCLIGNGVVLSPAALMKEIGELEEAGVEVRSRLKISPATPLIMPYHIALDQAREKAAGGKAIGTTGRGIGPAYEDKVARRGIRVADLHYPKQLEELLRTALDYHNFVLTRYLGAEAVDFQQTYDEALAFGDYVEPMKSDVAGILHDLRKQGKKVLFEGAQGSLLDIDHGTYPYVTSSNTTVGGAMAGTGVGADAIDYVLGICKAYATRVGGGPFPTELDDEDGQRLRDRGQEYGATTGRPRRCGWIDIVALKRAVAINGISGLCITKLDVLDGLDKLKMCIGYQYRGKQTEYAPLDAQGWAECEPVYLEFPGWTENTHGITEWDKLPPAARAYLRALEELAGCPLSIVSTGPDREHTMVLQDPFA; encoded by the coding sequence ATGGGCCAGTCGGTCGTGGTGTTGGGCGCCCAGTGGGGCGACGAGGGCAAGGGCAAGATCGTCGACCTGCTGACGACGGATATCGGCGCCGTGGTGCGCTTCCAGGGCGGCCACAACGCCGGCCACACGCTGGTCATCCGCGGCAAGAAGACCGTGCTGCACCTCATCCCCTCCGGCATCCTGCGCGATGACGCGCTGTGCCTGATCGGCAACGGCGTGGTGCTCAGCCCCGCGGCGCTGATGAAGGAAATCGGCGAGCTCGAGGAAGCCGGCGTCGAGGTGCGTTCGCGGCTGAAGATCAGCCCGGCCACCCCGCTGATCATGCCGTACCACATCGCCCTGGATCAGGCGCGCGAGAAGGCCGCCGGCGGCAAGGCCATCGGCACCACCGGGCGCGGCATCGGCCCGGCGTACGAGGACAAGGTGGCGCGTCGCGGCATCCGCGTCGCTGACCTGCATTACCCCAAGCAGCTCGAAGAGCTGCTGCGCACCGCGCTGGATTACCACAACTTCGTGCTCACCCGGTACCTGGGCGCGGAGGCGGTGGACTTCCAGCAGACCTACGACGAAGCGCTGGCCTTCGGCGACTACGTCGAGCCGATGAAGTCGGACGTGGCCGGCATCCTCCACGACCTGCGCAAGCAGGGAAAGAAGGTGCTGTTCGAAGGCGCGCAGGGTTCGCTGCTCGACATCGACCACGGCACCTATCCCTACGTCACCAGCTCCAACACCACCGTCGGCGGCGCGATGGCCGGCACCGGCGTGGGCGCGGACGCGATCGACTACGTGCTGGGCATCTGCAAGGCCTACGCCACGCGCGTCGGCGGCGGCCCGTTCCCGACCGAACTCGACGACGAGGACGGCCAGCGCCTGCGCGACCGCGGCCAGGAATACGGCGCCACCACCGGCCGCCCGCGGCGCTGCGGCTGGATCGACATCGTCGCGCTCAAGCGCGCGGTGGCGATCAACGGCATCAGCGGCCTGTGCATCACCAAGCTCGACGTGCTCGACGGCCTGGACAAGCTGAAGATGTGCATCGGCTACCAGTACCGCGGCAAGCAGACCGAGTACGCCCCGCTCGATGCCCAGGGCTGGGCCGAATGCGAGCCGGTGTACCTGGAATTTCCCGGCTGGACCGAGAACACCCACGGCATCACCGAATGGGACAAGCTGCCGCCCGCGGCGCGCGCGTACCTGCGTGCGCTGGAGGAGCTGGCCGGGTGCCCGCTGAGCATCGTGAGCACCGGGCCGGATCGGGAGCACACGATGGTGCTGCAGGATCCGTTTGCCTGA
- the miaA gene encoding tRNA (adenosine(37)-N6)-dimethylallyltransferase MiaA translates to MTDARPLAIALMGPTASGKTALALEWAERYGGEVVSVDSALVYRGLDIGAAKPDALEQARVRHHMLDLRDPWQTYSAADFARDARAAVADIVARGRLPILAGGTGLYFRALLDGLAPMPPADPDVRAAITADAASRGWPALHADLAAVDPVAAARIGHNDPQRIQRALEVWRTSGRAISEWQARPAAASARLPCRVLKIVVAPASRDTLHARIAARFDAMLAAGFLDEVLALRALPALQAHPAPLDLPAIRAVGYRQAWEFLDGACDAEAFRARGIAATRQLAKRQLTWLRGELDARWFDPATDAAGIARAVAGFLGGSRVV, encoded by the coding sequence ATGACGGACGCGCGACCGCTGGCGATCGCGCTGATGGGCCCGACCGCCTCGGGCAAGACCGCGCTCGCGCTCGAGTGGGCGGAGCGCTACGGCGGCGAAGTGGTCAGCGTTGACTCGGCGCTGGTCTACCGCGGGCTCGACATCGGCGCGGCCAAGCCCGATGCCCTCGAGCAGGCGCGCGTGCGCCACCACATGCTCGACCTGCGTGACCCCTGGCAAACATATTCCGCCGCCGATTTCGCGCGTGACGCGCGTGCGGCGGTGGCCGACATCGTGGCGCGCGGCCGGCTGCCGATCCTCGCCGGCGGCACCGGCCTGTACTTCCGCGCGCTGCTCGACGGCCTGGCGCCGATGCCGCCCGCCGATCCCGATGTCCGCGCGGCGATCACGGCGGACGCCGCGTCGCGCGGCTGGCCCGCGCTGCACGCCGACCTCGCGGCGGTGGATCCGGTGGCCGCGGCGCGCATTGGCCACAACGATCCGCAGCGCATCCAGCGCGCGCTTGAAGTCTGGCGCACCAGCGGGCGTGCGATCAGCGAGTGGCAGGCGCGGCCAGCCGCCGCGTCCGCGCGGCTGCCCTGCAGGGTGCTGAAGATCGTGGTGGCGCCTGCATCGCGCGACACCTTGCACGCGCGCATCGCCGCGCGTTTCGACGCCATGCTCGCCGCCGGCTTCCTCGACGAAGTGCTGGCGCTGCGCGCGCTGCCCGCGCTGCAGGCCCATCCGGCGCCGCTCGACCTGCCGGCGATCCGCGCCGTCGGCTACCGCCAGGCCTGGGAGTTCCTCGACGGCGCCTGCGATGCCGAAGCCTTCCGCGCGCGCGGCATCGCCGCCACCCGGCAGCTGGCCAAGCGCCAGCTCACCTGGCTGCGCGGCGAACTCGACGCGCGCTGGTTCGACCCCGCGACCGACGCTGCCGGCATCGCACGCGCGGTCGCCGGTTTCCTCGGTGGGTCCCGGGTCGTATAA
- the ygiD gene encoding 4,5-DOPA dioxygenase extradiol, which produces MSAAPLMPAAFLGHGSPMNALERNRFTEAWRAFGASVPRPRAILVVSAHWYVNATAVTAMPRPRTIHDFFGFPQALFDVQYPAPGLPELAEEVADVAHPDYVGADRDGWGLDHGTWSVLVHAFPDADIPVVQLSINAQKPAEFHVALGAKLAALRASGILVVGSGNVVHNLRAIDWKQPDSGFDWNQRFDADAMQVLAERPGDAAALIEHADYAASAPTAEHFLPLLYLAGIAAASGKGADVLVEGAAYGSLSMTSYTVGATCPPDSAISAGAAPLALDTPPDESNL; this is translated from the coding sequence ATGTCCGCAGCGCCCCTGATGCCCGCCGCCTTCCTCGGCCACGGCAGCCCGATGAACGCGCTCGAGCGCAACCGGTTCACCGAAGCCTGGCGCGCGTTCGGCGCATCGGTGCCGCGCCCGCGCGCGATCCTGGTGGTGTCGGCGCACTGGTACGTCAACGCCACCGCGGTGACGGCGATGCCGCGGCCGCGCACCATCCACGACTTCTTCGGTTTCCCGCAGGCGCTGTTCGACGTGCAGTACCCGGCGCCGGGGCTGCCGGAACTGGCCGAGGAAGTGGCCGATGTGGCGCATCCCGATTACGTGGGCGCCGACCGCGACGGCTGGGGCCTGGACCATGGCACCTGGTCGGTGCTGGTGCACGCGTTCCCCGATGCCGACATTCCGGTGGTGCAGCTGTCGATCAACGCGCAGAAGCCGGCGGAGTTCCATGTCGCGCTCGGCGCGAAGCTGGCGGCGCTGCGCGCCAGCGGCATCCTGGTGGTGGGCAGCGGCAACGTGGTGCACAACCTGCGCGCGATCGATTGGAAGCAGCCGGACTCCGGGTTTGACTGGAACCAGCGATTCGACGCCGATGCGATGCAGGTGCTGGCGGAGCGCCCGGGTGATGCCGCTGCGCTCATCGAACATGCGGACTACGCGGCTTCGGCTCCCACGGCGGAGCACTTCCTGCCGCTGCTGTATCTCGCCGGCATCGCGGCGGCATCGGGCAAGGGCGCGGATGTGCTGGTGGAAGGCGCCGCGTACGGATCGTTGTCGATGACCTCGTATACGGTAGGCGCGACATGTCCGCCGGACAGTGCAATCAGCGCGGGTGCGGCCCCGCTTGCCTTGGACACGCCGCCGGACGAGTCCAACCTTTAG
- a CDS encoding helix-turn-helix domain-containing protein, translated as MKDFEILVLEGAYPSSVSMSRDILDAAARMAAMRGTPVPTWGLYSIGGGRVSLRDGISVETTRLPPRRPGSRAICVIPGLGADPKDVLAQMRTPDGLAIARRLARHVAIGGQVAASCSAVFVLHAAGLLDGRRVTTTWWLAPALARMAPTTTVDADRMVCADGPVVTAGAAFAHADLMLHLLRERFGPRLSEQVSKMLLLEPRHSQSTFVVPEVLASGHALVAKLTARLERSLPDVPPVSALARELCVSERTLARHVRHATGKSTSSLVQSVKMRRARALLENSRMTIDQVAAAVGYQDATALRRLVRKAAGVSPAHFRAAASAGR; from the coding sequence ATGAAGGATTTCGAGATCCTGGTGCTCGAGGGCGCGTATCCGAGCAGCGTCTCGATGAGCCGCGACATCCTCGATGCCGCCGCGCGGATGGCGGCGATGCGCGGCACGCCGGTGCCGACCTGGGGCCTGTACTCGATCGGCGGAGGCCGGGTGTCGCTGCGCGATGGCATCAGCGTGGAGACGACGCGACTGCCGCCGCGCAGGCCGGGGTCACGCGCGATCTGCGTCATCCCCGGGCTCGGCGCGGATCCGAAGGACGTGTTGGCGCAGATGCGCACGCCCGATGGCCTTGCGATCGCACGCCGCCTCGCCCGGCATGTCGCGATCGGTGGCCAGGTGGCCGCCTCGTGCTCCGCTGTCTTCGTCCTGCATGCCGCAGGGCTGCTCGATGGCCGCCGGGTGACGACCACCTGGTGGCTGGCCCCCGCCCTCGCCCGCATGGCGCCCACCACCACGGTCGACGCGGACCGCATGGTCTGCGCCGATGGCCCGGTGGTCACCGCCGGCGCGGCGTTCGCGCACGCGGACCTGATGCTGCACCTGCTGCGCGAACGCTTCGGCCCGCGGCTGAGCGAACAGGTGTCGAAGATGCTGCTGCTGGAGCCGCGGCACTCGCAGTCCACGTTCGTGGTGCCCGAGGTGCTCGCAAGCGGTCACGCCCTGGTGGCGAAGCTCACGGCGCGCCTCGAGAGGTCACTGCCCGACGTACCACCGGTGTCCGCGCTGGCCCGCGAGCTGTGCGTGTCCGAACGCACCCTGGCGCGCCATGTGCGCCACGCAACCGGCAAGAGCACCAGCAGCCTGGTGCAAAGCGTGAAAATGCGCCGCGCACGGGCGCTGCTCGAGAACAGCCGGATGACGATCGACCAGGTCGCGGCGGCGGTCGGTTACCAGGACGCGACCGCGTTGCGGCGACTGGTGCGCAAGGCCGCGGGCGTCAGCCCGGCGCATTTCCGCGCGGCGGCGAGTGCGGGCCGGTAG
- a CDS encoding dienelactone hydrolase family protein — translation MSIDDHPPQDDALQDFEARMYTLDGIAKRVLVAGAGPAVIVMAEMPGISPHVARFARWVRDAGFTVYIPSLFGTDGAFPQAEEGLAIMRRACVSAEFHALAGKGASPVTAWLRALARQSLDECGGAGVGAIGMCFTGNFALSMMLEPVMLAPVLAQPSLPLDDPAGVESSATELAAVRERLERDDLTVLAYRFEGDRHCRAERFAAYQSALGPRFIARVLPDAAANPEPPPFFKHVVGSPHSVLTAHLIDAAGEPTIEARDEVLAFLRRRLAEA, via the coding sequence ATGTCGATCGACGACCACCCGCCACAGGACGATGCCCTGCAGGACTTCGAGGCACGCATGTACACGCTGGATGGCATCGCCAAGCGCGTGCTAGTCGCGGGCGCCGGCCCGGCGGTCATCGTCATGGCGGAAATGCCCGGCATCAGCCCGCACGTGGCGCGCTTCGCCCGCTGGGTGCGCGACGCCGGCTTCACCGTCTACATCCCATCGCTGTTCGGAACCGACGGCGCCTTTCCGCAGGCGGAGGAGGGCCTGGCGATCATGCGCCGGGCCTGCGTCAGCGCCGAGTTCCATGCGCTGGCGGGTAAGGGCGCGAGCCCCGTCACGGCATGGCTGCGCGCGCTCGCGCGGCAGTCGCTCGACGAATGCGGCGGCGCGGGCGTCGGCGCGATCGGCATGTGCTTCACCGGCAACTTCGCGCTGTCCATGATGCTGGAGCCGGTGATGCTGGCGCCGGTGCTGGCACAACCATCGCTGCCGCTGGATGACCCGGCCGGCGTTGAAAGCAGCGCCACGGAACTGGCTGCGGTACGCGAACGCCTGGAGCGCGACGACCTGACGGTGCTGGCGTACCGCTTCGAGGGCGATCGCCATTGCCGCGCCGAGCGCTTCGCCGCCTACCAGTCGGCACTCGGCCCGCGCTTCATCGCCCGCGTGTTGCCAGACGCAGCGGCCAATCCCGAACCGCCACCGTTCTTCAAGCATGTCGTCGGCAGCCCGCACAGCGTGCTGACCGCGCACCTCATCGACGCGGCCGGCGAGCCGACCATCGAGGCGCGCGACGAAGTGCTGGCGTTCCTGCGCAGGCGCCTGGCGGAGGCATAG
- the hfq gene encoding RNA chaperone Hfq, protein MSKGQSLQDPFLNALRRERVPVSIYLVNGIKLQGTIESFDQFVVLLRNAVSQMVYKHAISTVVPARNVRVGPGGGYVQSPEDGEAESGPHGEGDDDAG, encoded by the coding sequence ATGTCCAAGGGACAGTCTTTGCAGGATCCTTTCCTGAACGCTCTGCGCCGCGAACGCGTGCCGGTCTCGATCTACCTCGTCAACGGCATCAAACTGCAGGGCACCATCGAGTCGTTCGACCAGTTCGTGGTGTTGCTGCGCAACGCCGTCAGCCAGATGGTCTACAAGCACGCCATCTCCACCGTGGTCCCCGCGCGCAACGTCCGCGTCGGCCCGGGTGGCGGCTACGTGCAGTCCCCTGAAGACGGCGAGGCCGAGTCCGGGCCGCACGGCGAGGGTGACGACGACGCCGGATAG